The DNA segment GGCGCCAGAGCCCGCGATGCCCAATAGGCATCGTGACGCGCTTTCCAGAGTTTGTTGCGCTCTTCGAGATTGCTGGTCCAGAGGAATTCCCCGCCGCCGCATTCGCTCGCGATCTCTGCGAATTGCGCCGATTGCAGCGCGACCGTCTCGTCCGTACCGTGAAATTCCAGGAACAAGGTTGGCCGCTCGTCATAGGTCAAGCCGGAATAGCGATTGCAGGCCCGCATCTGGACGGCGTCCAGCAGTTCGATGCGAGCAACCGGAACGCCCATCTGGATGGTCATGATGACCGCGTCGCAAGCTGCCTTCACGTTCGGAAAGGCGCAGGTGCCGCCGGCGATCTTCTGCGGAATGCCTTGCAGCCGCAGCGTCACCGACGTCAGGACGCCGAGCGTTCCCTCAGCACCGACGAAGAGCCGGGTCAGGTCATAGCCGGCGGACGATTTCCTGGCGCGGCGGGCGGTGCGGATCTCCTCGCCATTGGCGGTGACTGCGGTTACGGCGAGCACATTGTCCTTCATCGTCCCGTAGCGCACCGCATTGGTGCCGGAAGCACGCGTCGAAGCCATGCCGCCGATCGAGGCATTGGCGCCAGGATCGATTGGGAAGAACAGGCCGGTATCGCGCAGATATGTGTTGAGCTGTTCGCGGGTGACGCCAGGCTCGACCGTGCAGTCGAGATCCTCGGCATTCACTTCAAGCACCCGATTCATCCGGCTGAAATCGATCGATATTCCGCCCTGCGGCGCATTCACCTGCCCTTCCAGAGAAGAACCTGTGCCGAAGGCGATAACCGGAACCTTGTGCTCGGCGCAGGCTTTGACGACCGTTTGCACGTCCGCGCTCGTCTCGGCAAAAACCACCCCGTCCGGAAGTTGCGCCGGGATATAGGTGGTCGTGTGGGCATGCTGGGCCCGAAAGCTCTCGCCGGTTTGGAAACGCTCGCCGAAGGCCTGCTTCAGGATGCCGAGAACGGCAGCAATGCCCGCCTCGTTGCGTATCCCCGCCTTCGTATCAGTCAGAGCCATCGTTCCGATCTCCCATCACAATCAAAAAAGGAAATGTTAACCCTTTTCGCGGTTCTATGAGACATCAGCGCGACGCTGTCCAGTCACGAAAATAGCCTGTGGTTTGCCTGCGCGAGACACGGTGACGGCAAGCATTCGGCGCGGCCGCGAACCGGCACGAAAAATCATTGGTACGATAGCGGCCACACGCCCCTGCCCGCCATAGCACCCATCAAAGCCATCGGACCGATCTCCCTCGCCTGCATGGGTTGTATGGGCAATAGGAACCGGCCTGTCCAGCCAGCGCTATCGAAGGAAACCAATACGGCCGCACGTTGTCGTTCATAAGCGATGGCAAACGACGCGAAATGCAAAATCTGCAATTTTTTTGGGCAGAATTCGATTTACACCGCACAAAGCTCTCGCAAAAAGCACGCGCTTGACGGGAAACTATGCCGTCCCGCGACTGGCACATGTCTTGCGTTTTACCCCGCAGCTTTGACATAGCCACGATTGGAAGGACATTCGATGAAGCGTAGACAATTGCTCATGGCACTCGGTATGGCGATGCTGACGATGGGGGCGCTTTCGAGCCCACACGCAGCCCGGGCGGACGCCTTGAGCGATATTACCGCGAAGGGCACGCTCCGCGTCGCCGTTCCCCAGGACTTTCCTCCCTTCGGCAGCGTCGGGGCGGACATGGCACCCATGGGCTATGATATCGACATGGCAAACCTGATCGCCGAAAAGCTCGGCGTGAAGACCGAGCTGGTGCCGGTGACCAGCGCCAACCGCATCCCCTATCTCCAGACGAACAAGGTCGACCTGGTGATTTCGAGCCTGGGCAAAAATGCCGAGCGCCAGGCCGTCATCGACTTCACCGACGCCTACGCACCCTTCTTCAACGGCGTCTTCGGTTCTGCCGATGTTGCGGCCGCCAAGCCCGAGGATCTTTCCGGCAAGACGATCGGTGTAACCCGCGGCGCCATCGAGGATCTCGCGCTGACGAAGGTCGCGCCGCAGGACGCGACGATCAAGCGCTATGAAGACAACAACGGCACCATCTCCGCCTTCCTCTCGGGTCAGGTCGATCTCATCGCCACTGGCAACGTGGTTGCAGCGGCCATTCTCGCCAAGAACCCGCCGAAGAAGCCGGAGATGAAGTTCCTCATCACCAATTCGCCCTGCTTCATAGGCCTGAACAAGAACGAGCCCGCCCTGCAGAAAAAGGTCAACGACATTATCGCCGCCGCCAAGGCCGATGGAACGCTGACCAAGATATCGCAGAAATGGCTGGGCGCGGCCCTCCCCGCCGGCTTCTGATCAACAGAGCATCGGCCGTGCCATCGTCCGATGGCGCGGTCCGGGCCGAGCGAGGCACCTTCTCATGCGCTATCACTTCGATTTCGGCTGGCTTGCCGATTATTATCCCGTTCTGATCAAGGGGATTCTCGTCACCATGGAGCTGACTTTCGTTGGCTCTGCGGTCGGTATCGCTCTTGGTATTGCCTGCG comes from the Rhizobium sp. NXC24 genome and includes:
- a CDS encoding transporter substrate-binding domain-containing protein, with the protein product MALGMAMLTMGALSSPHAARADALSDITAKGTLRVAVPQDFPPFGSVGADMAPMGYDIDMANLIAEKLGVKTELVPVTSANRIPYLQTNKVDLVISSLGKNAERQAVIDFTDAYAPFFNGVFGSADVAAAKPEDLSGKTIGVTRGAIEDLALTKVAPQDATIKRYEDNNGTISAFLSGQVDLIATGNVVAAAILAKNPPKKPEMKFLITNSPCFIGLNKNEPALQKKVNDIIAAAKADGTLTKISQKWLGAALPAGF
- a CDS encoding FAD-linked oxidase C-terminal domain-containing protein, whose product is MALTDTKAGIRNEAGIAAVLGILKQAFGERFQTGESFRAQHAHTTTYIPAQLPDGVVFAETSADVQTVVKACAEHKVPVIAFGTGSSLEGQVNAPQGGISIDFSRMNRVLEVNAEDLDCTVEPGVTREQLNTYLRDTGLFFPIDPGANASIGGMASTRASGTNAVRYGTMKDNVLAVTAVTANGEEIRTARRARKSSAGYDLTRLFVGAEGTLGVLTSVTLRLQGIPQKIAGGTCAFPNVKAACDAVIMTIQMGVPVARIELLDAVQMRACNRYSGLTYDERPTLFLEFHGTDETVALQSAQFAEIASECGGGEFLWTSNLEERNKLWKARHDAYWASRALAPELAALSTDVCVPISKLAECVAATQADIEEHGLLAPIVGHAGDGNFHVLVLFDDKTPEGIAVVEAFVARLNGRALAMEGTCTGEHGIGQGKMSFLEQELGGAVDLMRQVKQALDPDAIFNPGKIFHSHRKMEYCQDLGLPPA